Proteins encoded together in one Chryseobacterium taklimakanense window:
- a CDS encoding mannose-1-phosphate guanylyltransferase: MPTSNNYCVIMAGGIGSRFWPMSTMKFPKQFQDILGTGRTMIQQTYDRVSQLIPRENIFVITNKEYVGLCALQLPEIPEENIVGEPMMKNTSACNLYMANKIAQINPEAKLVVLPADHLILKEQKFIAKIELAFKLVSENDYLVTLGIKPTRPDTGYGYIQYLSNDTDEVFKVKTFTEKPSLEIAKTFIESGDFLWNAGIFVWSCKSILSAFDKYLPEMVQQFNYCEYNSNAEGDCIDMIYPKVAKISIDNGILEKAKNVYVIPADLGWSDLGTWTSVYQNAEKDDSNNSLNSKNVLMYNSKGNILRLKNKNKAAVIDGLKNYIIVDTDKALLICPRDNDQLIKDYVLDLKNFKKGERFM; this comes from the coding sequence ATGCCTACATCAAATAATTATTGTGTGATAATGGCCGGCGGCATCGGTAGCCGTTTCTGGCCAATGAGTACCATGAAGTTCCCGAAACAGTTTCAGGATATTTTAGGTACGGGGAGAACGATGATCCAGCAAACCTATGACCGTGTGAGCCAGCTGATCCCGAGAGAAAATATCTTCGTAATCACCAATAAAGAATATGTGGGACTCTGCGCACTGCAGCTCCCGGAAATTCCGGAAGAAAATATCGTGGGCGAACCCATGATGAAAAACACCTCAGCCTGCAACCTGTACATGGCCAATAAAATTGCCCAAATTAATCCTGAGGCAAAACTGGTCGTATTACCTGCTGACCACCTGATCCTGAAGGAGCAAAAATTCATTGCGAAAATAGAGCTGGCTTTCAAACTTGTTTCTGAAAATGATTACCTGGTGACATTGGGAATCAAACCAACGCGTCCGGATACCGGCTACGGCTACATTCAGTATCTGTCGAATGACACGGATGAAGTCTTTAAAGTGAAAACCTTTACCGAAAAACCCAGTCTTGAGATCGCCAAAACGTTTATCGAAAGTGGCGACTTCCTTTGGAATGCGGGCATTTTTGTATGGAGTTGTAAATCAATCTTATCGGCATTTGATAAATATCTGCCGGAAATGGTTCAGCAATTCAATTATTGCGAATATAATTCTAATGCTGAAGGTGACTGCATTGACATGATTTATCCGAAAGTTGCAAAAATTTCAATCGATAACGGAATTCTGGAAAAGGCTAAAAATGTTTACGTAATACCGGCAGACCTCGGCTGGAGCGACCTTGGAACGTGGACGTCTGTGTATCAAAATGCAGAAAAAGATGACTCCAATAATTCCCTGAATTCCAAAAACGTTTTGATGTACAATTCGAAAGGAAATATCCTGAGGCTGAAAAATAAAAATAAAGCCGCTGTTATAGACGGGTTGAAAAACTACATCATCGTCGATACCGATAAAGCGCTTCTCATCTGTCCGCGCGACAACGATCAGCTTATCAAAGATTATGTACTCGACCTAAAGAACTTCAAGAAAGGCGAACGCTTTATGTAA
- a CDS encoding cupin-like domain-containing protein, with translation MGLILNPIDVVEDITQEEFVIKYLKPRKPVVIRNMARKWPAYEKWNLDYMKEVVGDVEVPLYDSSKADPAAPINASAAKMKFGDYIDLIKEKPTDLRIFLFDPIVHAPKLLQDYIAPKELMGGFLDKYPNMFFGGKGSVTFLHFDIDMAHIFHTHFGGRKHIMLFDYKWKDRLYQIPYATYALEDYDIENPDFEKFPALNGVEGIECFLEHGDTLFMPTGWWHWMKYVDGSFSISLRAWDKWKVKAHSLWNLTVQRSFDNFMKKRFKKKYMEWKERKAISRANVALKKGLPK, from the coding sequence ATGGGATTAATTTTGAACCCGATTGACGTTGTAGAAGACATCACACAGGAAGAGTTCGTGATAAAATATCTGAAGCCCAGAAAACCTGTGGTTATCAGGAATATGGCGCGTAAGTGGCCGGCCTACGAAAAATGGAACCTGGATTATATGAAAGAAGTCGTTGGAGATGTGGAGGTGCCATTGTATGACTCTTCGAAAGCAGACCCAGCGGCACCGATCAATGCATCTGCAGCCAAAATGAAATTTGGGGATTATATAGATTTGATTAAAGAAAAACCTACCGATCTGCGGATTTTCCTGTTCGACCCTATTGTCCACGCACCGAAGCTTTTACAGGATTATATTGCACCAAAAGAACTGATGGGAGGTTTTCTGGATAAATATCCCAATATGTTTTTTGGCGGGAAGGGTTCGGTAACCTTTCTGCATTTCGATATTGATATGGCGCATATCTTCCATACCCATTTTGGCGGAAGAAAGCACATTATGCTTTTTGATTACAAGTGGAAGGACCGCCTCTACCAAATACCGTACGCAACCTACGCTCTTGAGGATTATGACATCGAAAATCCTGATTTTGAGAAATTTCCGGCGCTTAATGGCGTAGAAGGCATTGAGTGTTTCCTGGAGCACGGTGATACGCTTTTTATGCCGACAGGATGGTGGCACTGGATGAAGTATGTAGACGGCAGTTTCTCCATTTCGCTAAGAGCCTGGGACAAATGGAAGGTTAAAGCCCATTCATTATGGAACTTAACTGTTCAGCGAAGTTTTGATAATTTTATGAAAAAGCGCTTCAAGAAAAAATATATGGAATGGAAAGAGCGTAAAGCCATTTCCAGAGCTAATGTAGCTTTAAAGAAGGGCTTGCCGAAATAA
- a CDS encoding TolC family protein, with translation MKRAFAGIFSLAFILSFSQKKWTLQEAVDYAVQNNHQVIANSYNKQLQDKNLEIARRQKLPSVSGSVSNNFSFGQQRYINVTQRNDNFTNSANVGADILLYNNGRLEKMYRKTEFEVEAAKYDVESIKNNISLQIAQEYLSALLNKEIVTINKSAVDNAERLYKRAKITTEVGTTPQTILAEAEAALAREKQNLKASEINVNRSLFSLAQLLQLPDYKDFDIEDVPLQNNIEAPLYAADAIMNTAYQQQPQIKAAENRIKAAEAQTEITKTAFFPTITGNAGLQTNYFNPFNANNNGFFKQYADNFGQYAGVSANIPIFNKGITRIQVEQAKINEDAARTSLLQQKQEIRQNVQKAQFDAESNYENYLAAVEAEKSSALALDFAEKSYAAGRTTIYDLNAARNNHASAKGAVAQAKYNYLFSLKLLNFYAGIPLSL, from the coding sequence ATGAAACGAGCTTTTGCGGGTATATTTTCTTTGGCGTTTATACTTTCTTTTTCGCAGAAAAAATGGACGTTGCAGGAGGCAGTGGATTATGCGGTGCAGAACAATCATCAGGTGATTGCAAACAGCTACAACAAGCAGCTGCAGGACAAAAATCTGGAAATCGCACGCAGGCAAAAACTTCCTTCAGTTTCAGGGAGCGTTTCAAATAATTTCAGCTTCGGGCAACAGCGGTATATCAACGTCACACAGCGAAATGACAACTTTACCAACAGTGCAAATGTAGGTGCTGATATATTGCTTTATAACAACGGCAGGCTCGAAAAAATGTACCGTAAAACTGAATTCGAGGTGGAAGCCGCTAAATATGATGTAGAAAGCATCAAGAACAACATCTCGCTCCAGATTGCACAGGAATATCTCTCGGCGCTTTTAAACAAAGAAATTGTCACCATCAATAAAAGTGCTGTGGATAATGCTGAACGCCTTTACAAACGGGCAAAGATAACTACGGAAGTAGGAACAACACCGCAAACAATTCTGGCTGAAGCTGAAGCAGCACTGGCGCGCGAAAAGCAAAATTTAAAAGCCTCTGAAATTAATGTGAACAGGAGTCTGTTTTCTTTAGCCCAACTTCTTCAACTACCCGATTATAAAGATTTTGATATCGAGGATGTTCCGCTACAGAATAATATCGAAGCTCCTTTATATGCCGCTGACGCCATTATGAACACGGCGTATCAGCAGCAGCCACAAATCAAAGCGGCTGAAAACCGCATCAAAGCGGCCGAAGCTCAAACAGAAATCACCAAAACCGCTTTTTTCCCAACCATCACGGGAAATGCTGGGCTGCAGACTAATTATTTTAATCCGTTCAACGCCAATAACAACGGTTTTTTTAAACAGTATGCGGACAATTTTGGGCAGTATGCCGGCGTAAGTGCCAACATTCCGATTTTCAATAAAGGGATCACCCGAATTCAGGTAGAACAAGCCAAAATAAATGAAGACGCAGCCAGGACTTCTCTGCTTCAACAAAAACAGGAAATAAGACAGAACGTACAAAAAGCGCAGTTCGACGCCGAAAGCAATTACGAAAATTACCTCGCTGCCGTGGAAGCTGAAAAAAGTTCCGCATTGGCACTGGATTTTGCGGAGAAAAGTTATGCCGCCGGCAGAACAACCATTTATGACCTGAATGCCGCCCGAAATAACCATGCCAGCGCAAAAGGAGCCGTGGCACAGGCGAAATACAACTATCTTTTCAGCCTGAAACTGCTGAATTTCTATGCGGGAATTCCCTTGTCTTTATAA
- the lepA gene encoding translation elongation factor 4 produces MKNIRNFCIIAHIDHGKSTLADRLLEYTNTVTQRELQTQTLDDMDLERERGITIKSHAIQMDYEYKGEKYVLNLIDTPGHVDFSYEVSRSIAACEGALLIVDAAQSIQAQTISNLYLALENDLEIIPILNKIDLPSANPEEVTDEIVNLLGCSPDDVLRVSGKTGEGVHNLLEQVVERIPAPQGDENGPLQALIFDSVFNPFRGIEAYFKVVNGSIKKGQKVKFMATDKTYDADEVGTLKLKQAPKQEIKCGDVGYIISGIKDAREVKVGDTITSTDNPAPKAIEGFEEVKPMVFAGIYPVESEDFEELRTSLEKLRLNDASLVFEAESSAALGFGFRCGFLGMLHMEIVQERLDREFDMNVITTVPNVSYIGYSKKEPETPILINNPSEMMDPSILDRVEEPYIKASIITKSDFVGAVMTLCIEKRGEIVNQSYLTSDRVELVFNMPLAEVVFDFYDRLKSISKGYASFDYHPIGFRASKLVKMDILINGDMVDALSSLIHESNAYHIGKKMCEKLRELIPRQQFDIAVQAALGTKVIARETIKALRKDVTAKCYGGDISRKRKLLEKQKEGKKKMKQIGRVEVPQSAFMAVLKLND; encoded by the coding sequence ATGAAAAACATAAGGAATTTCTGCATAATCGCGCATATCGACCATGGTAAATCTACGCTTGCAGACAGGCTTCTGGAGTACACCAACACGGTGACGCAAAGGGAACTGCAGACCCAGACCCTGGACGATATGGACCTGGAAAGAGAGCGTGGCATCACAATCAAGTCGCACGCGATCCAGATGGATTATGAATATAAAGGTGAGAAATACGTTCTAAACCTCATTGATACACCGGGACACGTGGATTTTTCCTATGAAGTTTCCCGTTCAATCGCTGCCTGCGAAGGAGCGCTCTTGATTGTTGATGCTGCGCAAAGTATACAGGCACAGACCATTTCTAATCTTTATCTGGCGCTTGAAAACGACCTGGAAATCATTCCGATCTTAAACAAAATCGACCTGCCTTCTGCAAATCCTGAGGAGGTTACGGATGAAATTGTGAATCTTTTGGGGTGTTCACCAGACGATGTTCTGCGTGTCTCGGGGAAAACGGGCGAAGGTGTTCATAATCTTTTAGAGCAGGTTGTAGAGCGAATTCCTGCACCACAAGGTGATGAAAACGGGCCCCTGCAGGCACTGATTTTTGATTCCGTATTTAATCCGTTCCGTGGAATTGAGGCTTATTTTAAGGTGGTGAACGGCAGCATTAAAAAAGGCCAGAAAGTAAAATTCATGGCGACGGACAAAACGTACGATGCTGATGAAGTTGGAACTTTGAAGCTGAAACAGGCGCCGAAACAGGAAATTAAATGTGGTGACGTAGGCTATATAATTTCAGGAATTAAAGATGCCCGCGAAGTAAAAGTTGGCGACACCATCACCTCCACCGATAACCCTGCACCGAAAGCAATCGAAGGTTTTGAGGAAGTAAAACCGATGGTATTTGCTGGAATTTATCCTGTGGAATCCGAAGATTTTGAAGAATTAAGAACATCTCTTGAAAAATTAAGACTGAACGATGCTTCACTGGTTTTTGAAGCTGAAAGTTCTGCAGCTTTAGGATTCGGTTTCCGATGCGGATTTTTGGGAATGCTTCACATGGAAATTGTGCAGGAGCGTCTGGACCGCGAGTTTGATATGAACGTCATCACAACCGTTCCGAACGTATCGTATATTGGATACTCCAAAAAAGAACCCGAAACGCCAATTCTGATCAACAACCCCTCTGAAATGATGGATCCGTCAATCCTCGACCGGGTTGAAGAGCCCTATATCAAAGCTTCCATTATCACGAAATCTGATTTTGTAGGTGCGGTGATGACTCTTTGTATCGAGAAAAGGGGAGAAATTGTGAACCAGTCCTATTTAACCTCAGACCGTGTGGAATTGGTGTTCAATATGCCTTTGGCGGAAGTGGTCTTTGATTTTTATGACCGTTTAAAATCCATTTCCAAAGGTTACGCTTCATTTGATTACCATCCAATAGGTTTCCGCGCATCGAAACTTGTGAAAATGGATATCCTGATTAATGGCGATATGGTCGATGCCCTTTCTTCATTAATCCACGAAAGCAATGCTTACCACATCGGTAAAAAAATGTGCGAAAAACTCCGTGAGCTGATTCCAAGACAGCAGTTTGACATAGCAGTGCAGGCAGCCCTGGGAACAAAAGTCATTGCCAGGGAAACGATCAAAGCACTACGGAAAGACGTAACAGCAAAATGTTATGGTGGTGATATCTCTCGGAAGCGTAAACTTCTTGAAAAACAGAAAGAAGGTAAGAAAAAGATGAAGCAAATCGGCCGCGTTGAAGTGCCGCAATCAGCATTTATGGCTGTTTTAAAATTGAATGATTAG
- a CDS encoding elongation factor G, with protein MSATTKDLRNVVLLGHSDSGKTTLIETMLYEGGAIRRRGSVEGQNMVGDFTDIEHEKGKTIFSHQMFVNWKNNKINIIDTPGFDDFVGEVVSSLKVADTALIVLNAAAGVEVGTELVWEYVEKYKTPAIFVINQMDHPKADFETTLTQAKERFGSKLVPVQYPLNSGEGFNKIVDALRMVMYEFPKDGGKPEKKPIPESEMARANEMHNALVEIAAENEEGLMEKYFEEGHLSEEELAKGITIALAHQQFFPVFVASGLKDMGSGRIMGFIDDIAPSPMDRPKRVMEDGSEVAYDPNDKTTIFIYKTTSEPQVGLLSYFKVLSGTLKPGDELINADNGEIERISQLFVAEGKDRTPVNQLEAGDLGVTVKLKSAHTNNTLNARGLNRKVRPMEFPESRVRKAVSAESSAETEKLFAALNKIKEEDPTLKVDIDHDTHEAILGGQGQLHIDLVKQRLEKEFGVKMQMKNPKVSYRETITGKADADYRHKKQSGGAGQFGEIHMRVENFYEGMEDPQDFNIRQKEIEDLPWGGKLAFYWCIVGGAIDSRYIGAIKKGIMSQMKNGSLTGSPCQNIRVSVYDGKMHSVDSNDISFQLAASGAFKEAFQNAKPQLLEPMYHVEILCPNDATGDVMGDLQARRAVISGMDSEGHYQKIIAEVPLAEMDDYGSTLRQITGGKAKFSMSFSDYKLVPPNVQQDLVKKYTAERVDS; from the coding sequence ATGAGTGCAACAACCAAAGATCTACGGAATGTGGTTTTGCTGGGTCACTCCGACAGCGGTAAAACTACGCTTATAGAGACGATGTTATACGAGGGCGGGGCCATCAGGCGCCGCGGTTCTGTGGAAGGGCAGAACATGGTCGGCGATTTTACGGATATTGAGCACGAAAAAGGCAAAACCATTTTCTCGCACCAGATGTTCGTGAACTGGAAAAACAACAAGATCAATATTATAGACACGCCGGGATTCGACGATTTTGTAGGCGAAGTGGTTTCTTCCCTCAAGGTTGCAGATACGGCGCTCATTGTTTTAAACGCCGCTGCGGGCGTGGAAGTGGGTACCGAACTGGTGTGGGAATATGTTGAAAAATACAAAACTCCTGCAATTTTTGTCATCAACCAGATGGATCATCCTAAAGCAGATTTCGAGACCACTTTAACTCAGGCAAAAGAACGTTTTGGCAGCAAACTCGTGCCGGTTCAGTATCCTTTAAATTCCGGGGAAGGCTTCAACAAAATTGTGGATGCTTTGCGGATGGTGATGTACGAGTTCCCTAAAGACGGCGGAAAACCGGAGAAAAAACCCATTCCTGAAAGTGAAATGGCGCGCGCCAATGAGATGCACAACGCTTTGGTGGAAATCGCTGCAGAAAACGAGGAAGGTTTAATGGAAAAATATTTCGAAGAAGGTCATCTTTCCGAAGAAGAACTCGCCAAAGGAATTACCATTGCGCTCGCCCACCAGCAGTTTTTCCCTGTTTTTGTGGCTTCCGGACTGAAAGATATGGGCAGCGGAAGAATTATGGGCTTTATCGACGATATCGCACCTTCGCCGATGGACCGGCCAAAACGCGTGATGGAAGACGGCAGCGAAGTGGCTTACGACCCGAATGACAAGACCACGATTTTCATTTATAAAACAACTTCTGAGCCGCAGGTTGGTCTGCTTTCTTATTTTAAAGTATTGAGCGGAACCCTGAAGCCGGGCGATGAACTCATTAACGCGGATAATGGTGAAATTGAGCGCATTTCGCAGTTATTTGTAGCCGAAGGTAAAGACAGAACTCCCGTTAATCAACTGGAAGCCGGAGATTTGGGCGTTACCGTAAAACTAAAATCCGCACACACCAATAATACTTTAAATGCTAGAGGGTTGAACCGGAAAGTCCGTCCGATGGAGTTCCCTGAAAGCCGCGTGAGAAAAGCGGTTTCTGCCGAATCTTCTGCTGAAACCGAGAAACTTTTCGCTGCTTTAAACAAAATTAAAGAAGAAGACCCAACGCTGAAAGTGGATATAGACCACGATACGCACGAAGCCATTCTTGGCGGGCAGGGGCAACTGCACATCGATTTGGTAAAACAGCGTCTGGAAAAAGAATTCGGTGTGAAAATGCAGATGAAAAACCCAAAAGTCTCATACCGCGAGACGATCACCGGAAAAGCAGACGCCGATTACCGGCACAAAAAACAGTCGGGAGGTGCCGGCCAGTTTGGCGAAATTCACATGCGTGTTGAAAATTTCTACGAAGGCATGGAAGACCCGCAAGACTTCAATATCCGCCAGAAAGAGATTGAGGATTTGCCTTGGGGCGGAAAATTGGCCTTTTATTGGTGTATCGTGGGTGGCGCCATCGATTCCAGATATATCGGCGCCATCAAAAAAGGAATTATGTCGCAGATGAAAAACGGCTCTTTGACAGGTTCACCTTGCCAAAATATCCGCGTTTCTGTTTACGACGGCAAAATGCACAGTGTGGACAGTAACGATATTTCTTTCCAGTTGGCAGCATCAGGAGCATTTAAAGAAGCCTTCCAAAACGCAAAGCCGCAGTTGCTTGAGCCAATGTATCACGTAGAAATCCTTTGTCCGAACGATGCTACTGGCGACGTGATGGGCGATTTGCAGGCGCGCCGCGCTGTTATTTCCGGAATGGATTCCGAAGGGCATTATCAGAAAATCATCGCTGAGGTTCCTTTGGCTGAAATGGATGATTATGGTTCCACTCTTCGCCAAATTACCGGTGGGAAAGCGAAATTCTCGATGAGTTTTTCCGATTATAAACTTGTTCCGCCAAATGTACAGCAGGATTTGGTGAAAAAATACACTGCGGAAAGGGTGGACTCGTAA
- a CDS encoding rod shape-determining protein, with amino-acid sequence MGLFDMFTQEIAIDLGTANTLIIHNNKIVIDQPSIVAIERTSGKPIAVGEQAKHMQGKTHEDIRTIRPLKDGVIADFHASEHMIKEFIKKIPGIKGKLIQPALRIVICIPSGITEVEKRAVRDSAQKVNAKEVRLIYEPMAAAIGVGIDVQKPEGNMIIDIGGGTTEIAVVALGGIVCDKSVKIAGDVFTSDIAYYLRTHHNLYIGERTAERVKIEVGSAVEELDVDIEDIPVQGRDLITGKPKEIMVGYKEIARALDKSIIRIEDAVMETLSLTPPELAADIYKTGIYLAGGGALLRGLADRLHKKTGLPVFVAEDPLRAVVRGTGIALKNMDKFNFLIR; translated from the coding sequence ATGGGTTTATTTGATATGTTCACGCAAGAAATTGCGATTGACCTCGGGACGGCTAACACACTGATTATACATAATAACAAGATCGTAATTGACCAGCCATCAATAGTGGCAATTGAGCGTACCAGCGGTAAACCGATTGCAGTTGGGGAGCAGGCCAAACATATGCAGGGGAAAACGCATGAAGACATCCGCACAATCCGTCCGCTGAAAGACGGTGTAATTGCAGATTTCCACGCCTCTGAACACATGATCAAGGAATTCATTAAGAAAATTCCGGGAATCAAAGGAAAACTGATTCAGCCAGCACTTAGAATTGTAATCTGTATTCCATCAGGGATTACCGAAGTTGAAAAAAGAGCCGTTCGTGACTCTGCGCAGAAAGTAAACGCTAAGGAAGTAAGGTTGATTTATGAACCGATGGCAGCGGCAATAGGTGTTGGGATCGACGTGCAAAAGCCTGAAGGTAACATGATTATCGACATAGGCGGCGGTACGACAGAAATTGCAGTAGTCGCGCTTGGCGGAATTGTTTGCGATAAATCTGTAAAAATCGCGGGCGACGTTTTCACCAGTGATATTGCTTATTATTTAAGAACACACCACAACCTGTACATCGGTGAAAGAACTGCGGAAAGAGTAAAAATTGAAGTTGGTTCAGCGGTTGAAGAACTTGATGTAGACATCGAAGATATCCCGGTTCAGGGACGAGATCTGATCACAGGGAAGCCAAAAGAAATCATGGTGGGTTACAAGGAAATCGCAAGAGCTCTTGATAAATCGATCATCAGAATTGAAGATGCGGTGATGGAGACGCTTTCGCTTACACCTCCGGAACTTGCTGCAGATATCTATAAAACAGGAATTTACCTTGCCGGCGGCGGAGCGCTTTTAAGAGGTTTGGCAGACAGGCTTCACAAAAAGACAGGTTTGCCGGTTTTCGTAGCGGAAGATCCTTTGCGTGCGGTAGTTCGTGGGACAGGTATCGCTCTGAAAAACATGGATAAATTCAATTTCCTGATTAGATAA
- a CDS encoding SprT-like domain-containing protein has translation MSIETLKKYLPENTLPFLKNWFGPYFIHIKITRERNSKLGDYRKLRDNSHEITINSTLEPQLFFFVLTHELAHMLSFEKFGHRIAPHGSEWKQTFRNMLVESISIYHQDLQKIILEFAKSPKANFMASPDLVRYFRLKDNAGGHVFVEELEPHNEFIYNKQRYILIEKLKKNYLCRNLDNGKTYSFRGLASVQKLNP, from the coding sequence ATGTCTATTGAAACTTTAAAGAAATATCTGCCGGAAAACACTCTGCCTTTTCTTAAAAACTGGTTTGGACCGTATTTTATCCACATCAAAATAACCAGAGAACGAAATTCAAAATTAGGCGATTACCGGAAACTGCGCGACAACAGCCACGAGATTACGATAAATTCAACACTGGAACCGCAACTGTTTTTCTTTGTTCTCACCCATGAACTGGCACATATGCTGTCTTTTGAAAAGTTTGGCCACCGGATCGCGCCGCACGGCAGTGAATGGAAACAAACCTTTCGGAATATGCTCGTCGAAAGCATATCCATCTACCATCAGGATTTACAAAAAATAATTCTGGAATTTGCCAAGTCGCCAAAAGCAAACTTCATGGCAAGCCCGGACCTCGTAAGGTATTTTCGTTTAAAAGATAATGCCGGCGGCCATGTTTTTGTTGAAGAGCTTGAACCGCATAACGAGTTCATTTACAACAAACAAAGATATATCTTAATTGAAAAGTTAAAAAAAAATTACCTTTGCAGGAATTTGGACAATGGCAAAACTTACAGCTTCAGAGGTTTAGCCAGCGTACAGAAATTAAATCCATAA
- a CDS encoding group III truncated hemoglobin encodes MKKLETREDIELLVNTFYQKVQKDETIGFFFNDVAKVNWNEHLSKMYKFWETLLFGQISYKGNPMAAHFPINEMVAMEKYHFEHWLKLWTETVEELFTGVKADMAVYKANNISQLMAYKMEMARRLS; translated from the coding sequence ATGAAAAAACTTGAAACACGGGAAGATATTGAACTTTTGGTCAATACTTTTTACCAAAAGGTTCAGAAAGATGAGACCATTGGTTTTTTCTTCAATGATGTGGCCAAGGTAAACTGGAATGAGCATCTGTCAAAAATGTACAAATTTTGGGAAACGCTGCTTTTCGGACAGATTTCTTACAAAGGAAATCCTATGGCTGCCCATTTTCCAATCAATGAAATGGTTGCGATGGAAAAATACCACTTTGAGCACTGGCTAAAACTGTGGACAGAGACCGTGGAGGAACTCTTCACAGGGGTCAAAGCTGATATGGCGGTGTATAAGGCCAATAACATCTCCCAGCTTATGGCATATAAAATGGAGATGGCGCGACGCCTTTCCTGA
- a CDS encoding nucleoside recognition domain-containing protein: MVLSRIWSAFIIVAIVVASIKYLFSPNYKDIYNDMVVGKGGDTVQIATRPMAELSPQIQQNLLKKADYTESHISYKTDSLKQNVQVYRVSAADGVIGTSETAVKICLGLIGIMTLFMGFMSIAEKAGGINLLSRLIQPFFSKLFPEIPKNHPSFGHMMLNFSANLLGLDNAATPFGLKAMESLQTLNPSKDTASNAQIMFLALHASGLTLIPVSIIAIRASMGAENPTDIFLPCLIATFAATMAAMIIVSIKQKINLFQPVVLAYVGGISAVIAALVVFLLKLNQSELAEFSKVLSNGIILLIFFAIVLGGVYKKIDVFDSFIEGAKEGFWTSVKIIPYLVGMLIAISLLRTSGVFEVIIDGMKWIADVAGADTRFVDGLPTALIKPLSGSGARGMMVDTMTTFGPDSFPSRLAGVLQGSSDTTFYVIAVYFGAVAIKNTRYTVGAMLLADLVGIITAITLAYLFFG; this comes from the coding sequence ATGGTTTTAAGCAGAATTTGGTCGGCATTTATTATCGTGGCCATTGTGGTGGCAAGTATTAAGTATCTCTTTTCGCCGAATTATAAAGACATTTACAATGATATGGTGGTCGGCAAGGGCGGCGATACCGTGCAGATTGCGACCAGACCGATGGCTGAACTCAGTCCTCAAATACAGCAGAACCTTCTGAAAAAAGCCGATTATACTGAAAGCCACATCAGTTACAAAACCGATTCGCTGAAACAGAATGTTCAGGTTTACCGTGTTTCAGCTGCCGACGGCGTGATTGGAACCTCCGAAACCGCGGTAAAAATCTGCCTGGGATTGATTGGAATCATGACGCTTTTTATGGGCTTTATGAGCATTGCTGAAAAAGCCGGCGGCATCAATTTGCTTTCAAGGTTAATTCAGCCGTTTTTCTCGAAACTTTTTCCCGAAATTCCTAAAAACCACCCTTCTTTCGGACATATGATGCTGAATTTCAGCGCAAATCTGTTAGGTTTGGATAATGCCGCAACACCTTTTGGGTTGAAGGCAATGGAAAGCCTGCAGACACTGAATCCATCCAAAGATACCGCAAGCAACGCCCAGATTATGTTTCTGGCACTTCACGCCAGTGGTTTAACTTTAATTCCCGTGTCGATTATCGCCATCCGTGCCAGTATGGGCGCGGAAAACCCCACCGATATTTTCCTGCCGTGCCTCATTGCGACTTTTGCTGCAACGATGGCGGCGATGATTATTGTTTCCATCAAACAGAAAATCAATTTGTTTCAGCCCGTTGTTTTGGCTTATGTGGGCGGGATCTCTGCCGTTATCGCGGCCTTGGTGGTGTTTTTATTAAAACTGAATCAGTCTGAATTGGCAGAATTTTCAAAGGTATTAAGCAACGGAATTATCCTGTTGATATTTTTTGCCATTGTTTTGGGTGGCGTTTACAAGAAAATCGACGTTTTCGATTCCTTTATTGAAGGGGCAAAAGAAGGATTCTGGACCTCAGTGAAAATTATTCCGTATTTGGTGGGAATGCTCATTGCGATCTCACTTTTAAGGACTTCCGGTGTTTTTGAGGTGATTATCGACGGTATGAAATGGATTGCCGATGTTGCCGGGGCGGACACGAGATTTGTGGATGGACTTCCGACAGCGCTCATCAAGCCGCTTTCCGGTTCCGGCGCCAGAGGAATGATGGTGGATACGATGACGACGTTCGGACCAGATTCGTTTCCCTCCAGATTGGCAGGTGTTTTACAGGGCAGTTCGGATACTACTTTTTATGTGATTGCGGTGTATTTTGGCGCGGTGGCCATTAAAAACACGAGATATACTGTTGGTGCGATGCTATTGGCGGATCTGGTGGGGATTATCACGGCGATTACACTGGCGTATTTGTTTTTTGGGTAA